The following are from one region of the Gryllotalpicola protaetiae genome:
- a CDS encoding helix-turn-helix transcriptional regulator, which yields MHLFAMEPAPALPVFLTQREVAEALRLPERTLEDWRQTRQGPPYVKLGHHVRYEQAELLAWVRERRHG from the coding sequence GTGCACCTGTTCGCCATGGAACCCGCGCCCGCCCTCCCCGTCTTCCTCACCCAGCGCGAGGTCGCCGAGGCGCTGCGCCTGCCCGAGCGCACGCTGGAGGACTGGCGGCAAACCCGGCAGGGACCGCCCTACGTCAAGCTCGGCCATCACGTCCGCTATGAGCAGGCGGAACTGCTGGCCTGGGTGCGGGAGCGACGACATGGCTAG
- a CDS encoding IS1249 family transposase, with the protein MKNGKTRAGTQRWRCPECGSSSVRRRDDVKRRHELAEFLTWLIGKHSQAEVGRGTGRSFRDRTAWCWDVQPRLGPVEPGHHQVLIDGVWIGTWCLLIAVTDKLQVLAWQWCARESIAAWQALLRQIPAPQVVVCDGGTGIATAVHTIWPNTKIQRCLFHVQLNIRQHLTMKPRTDAGRRLLSLAKALSEVREIDDAIDWQRHLDAWWRAHGHLTKERTYFRNGQWGFTHERLRKAWLLLRKLARSGTLFTYLEHGNMRTTSPLEGGINSQIHHILRTHRGMTEEHMKRAAEWFLTLHEIPITSAHQLIEPEPAPTPDDEPEAHDDLNLPALYDTGLDANEGLWQRTGWAGHG; encoded by the coding sequence GTGAAGAACGGGAAGACGAGGGCCGGCACGCAACGGTGGCGATGTCCCGAGTGCGGGTCCTCGAGCGTGCGCCGCCGCGACGACGTGAAGCGCCGTCACGAGCTGGCCGAATTCCTCACCTGGCTGATCGGCAAGCACTCCCAAGCCGAGGTAGGTCGCGGCACCGGTCGCTCCTTCCGCGACCGCACCGCCTGGTGCTGGGATGTGCAGCCGCGCCTCGGTCCGGTGGAGCCCGGCCATCACCAGGTGCTCATCGACGGGGTCTGGATCGGCACCTGGTGCCTGCTGATCGCCGTCACCGACAAGCTGCAGGTGCTGGCCTGGCAGTGGTGCGCCCGCGAGTCGATCGCCGCCTGGCAGGCCCTGTTGCGGCAGATCCCCGCCCCGCAGGTCGTGGTCTGCGACGGGGGCACCGGCATCGCCACCGCCGTGCACACCATCTGGCCGAATACGAAGATCCAGCGCTGCCTGTTCCACGTGCAGCTGAACATCCGCCAGCACCTGACGATGAAGCCCCGCACCGACGCCGGCCGACGCCTGCTGAGCCTGGCCAAAGCGCTCTCTGAGGTTCGCGAGATCGACGACGCGATCGACTGGCAAAGACATCTCGACGCCTGGTGGAGAGCACACGGGCACCTCACGAAGGAGCGCACCTACTTCCGCAACGGGCAATGGGGCTTCACCCACGAGCGCCTGCGGAAGGCATGGCTGCTGCTGCGCAAGCTCGCCCGATCAGGAACCCTGTTCACCTACCTCGAGCACGGCAACATGCGCACGACCAGCCCGCTGGAAGGCGGGATCAACTCCCAGATCCACCACATCCTGCGCACCCACCGCGGCATGACCGAGGAGCACATGAAACGCGCCGCCGAATGGTTCCTCACCCTCCACGAGATCCCCATCACCAGCGCCCACCAGCTCATCGAGCCCGAGCCGGCACCCACACCCGACGACGAGCCCGAAGCCCACGACGACCTCAACCTGCCCGCTCTCTACGACACCGGCCTCGACGCAAACGAAGGCCTCTGGCAACGCACCGGCTGGGCAGGACACGGCTGA
- a CDS encoding SOS response-associated peptidase family protein: MCASYGLGGGSHEGDPPPILPALNDKVLLTVDWGAPVAPSPGVLEAFYGKRTLTGRKERKLNGIYRVNGDKLIADTAWFKLWMGGKFPTGNTFNARSDTLATKWRGYFKASRALVPADWFNEKGNDYTTASGEPFMIAAVYNRVHDEFDNPLTSYALVTRDAAGAVADSHDRMPLILPPDLWRTWLDPHEPGTRELAEAAVAASDELSNGIRLLTRPEPQTA; this comes from the coding sequence ATGTGCGCAAGCTACGGTCTTGGCGGGGGCAGCCACGAGGGTGACCCGCCGCCGATCCTCCCGGCACTGAACGACAAGGTACTGCTCACGGTCGACTGGGGCGCGCCCGTGGCGCCGAGCCCCGGCGTGCTCGAGGCGTTCTACGGCAAGCGCACCCTCACCGGGCGCAAGGAGAGGAAGCTCAACGGCATCTACCGCGTCAACGGCGACAAACTGATCGCAGACACGGCATGGTTCAAGCTCTGGATGGGCGGCAAGTTCCCGACCGGCAACACGTTCAACGCCCGCTCCGACACACTCGCGACGAAATGGCGCGGGTACTTCAAAGCCTCCCGTGCCCTCGTGCCCGCCGACTGGTTCAACGAGAAGGGCAACGACTACACGACCGCATCGGGCGAGCCTTTCATGATCGCCGCCGTCTACAACCGTGTGCACGACGAATTCGACAACCCACTGACGAGCTACGCCCTCGTGACCCGCGACGCAGCCGGGGCCGTGGCAGACAGCCACGACCGCATGCCGTTGATCCTCCCGCCCGACCTTTGGCGGACGTGGCTCGACCCCCACGAGCCCGGCACCCGCGAACTTGCCGAGGCGGCAGTCGCCGCATCCGATGAACTCTCGAACGGTATACGGCTCCTGACCCGCCCCGAGCCGCAGACCGCCTGA
- a CDS encoding tyrosine-type recombinase/integrase: protein MNLSSSGYLGLTASDTVADACTAWLAQVRVRAQAGALSFSTYESYEQTARLLLVPRCGGIALGALTVGRCDRIIQAAFLEQSLSAARRIRSVLGLVCGYAVRDDAIPFNPVRDVQRLPLPEKKTTVLTAPQIAAIRELMEHWREDSGMGPRPNYRALIDGMDIMLGTSARVGECIGLRRCDVDMTTNPPTLLIDGTITQTRELGVRRKNAPKRTRQRRRIALPSMAATAVRRRLALAERGAEALLFPTATGLPMSVSNYERLLRSFVDDNREALTALGVDPGRYSTHIYRRTVATLVEQAAGITLASRLLGHANEQITRASYVVSAEQVDPITVDILDAVLGG from the coding sequence GTGAACTTGAGCAGCTCCGGATACCTCGGGCTGACTGCATCCGACACGGTCGCGGATGCCTGCACGGCCTGGCTCGCTCAAGTGCGCGTACGCGCTCAAGCTGGCGCGCTCAGCTTCTCCACCTACGAGTCCTACGAGCAAACGGCACGGCTACTGCTCGTGCCGCGTTGCGGCGGCATCGCCCTCGGCGCGCTGACCGTCGGGCGCTGCGACCGGATCATCCAGGCCGCCTTCCTGGAACAGTCCCTCTCAGCTGCTCGCCGCATTCGCTCGGTGCTCGGGCTGGTGTGCGGCTACGCGGTGCGCGACGACGCGATCCCGTTCAACCCGGTGCGCGACGTGCAACGCTTGCCGTTGCCGGAGAAGAAGACCACGGTGCTCACCGCGCCGCAGATCGCGGCCATCCGCGAGCTGATGGAGCACTGGCGCGAAGACAGCGGCATGGGCCCGCGGCCGAACTACCGCGCGCTCATCGACGGCATGGACATCATGCTCGGCACCTCCGCGCGCGTCGGGGAGTGCATCGGCTTGCGCCGCTGCGATGTCGACATGACCACGAACCCTCCCACGCTGCTCATCGACGGCACGATCACGCAGACCCGCGAGCTGGGCGTGCGGCGCAAGAACGCGCCGAAGCGCACGAGGCAGCGCCGTAGGATCGCCCTGCCGAGCATGGCTGCAACCGCTGTGCGCCGCCGGCTTGCGTTGGCGGAGCGCGGCGCCGAGGCGCTGCTGTTCCCAACCGCGACCGGGTTGCCGATGAGCGTGAGCAATTACGAGCGGCTGTTGCGTTCCTTTGTCGACGACAACCGCGAGGCGCTCACTGCACTCGGTGTCGATCCGGGCCGCTACTCCACGCACATCTACCGGCGAACGGTCGCAACCCTCGTCGAACAGGCCGCGGGCATCACGCTCGCCTCCCGCCTGCTCGGTCACGCGAATGAGCAGATCACCCGCGCCAGCTACGTCGTCTCCGCCGAGCAGGTCGATCCGATCACCGTTGACATCCTTGATGCGGTGCTGGGCGGGTGA